A genomic segment from Syntrophotalea acetylenivorans encodes:
- a CDS encoding DUF494 domain-containing protein: MTGNPLKERVLAIVSIIAQYVAEENRLPSSSDIVEDLLASGFEAEEIDAAFLWMENFSSQQSDVSANPELTIPSQRIFTREECQAISCEGRGFLTQIRGLGILDDASQEDIIQKAVQLDEDEMTLADVKNLTALTLLTKSHNDWLREVDCFMDDDWTRLYH, from the coding sequence ATGACCGGGAACCCACTGAAAGAACGTGTGCTGGCTATCGTCAGCATTATCGCCCAATATGTCGCCGAAGAGAATCGGCTTCCTTCCAGTAGCGACATTGTCGAAGACCTGCTGGCTTCAGGTTTCGAAGCCGAAGAAATCGATGCCGCATTTCTCTGGATGGAAAACTTTTCCTCTCAGCAAAGCGACGTTTCAGCCAACCCCGAACTAACTATTCCCAGCCAACGTATTTTTACTCGTGAAGAGTGTCAGGCCATTTCTTGCGAAGGTCGCGGTTTTTTGACACAGATACGGGGTCTGGGTATTCTTGATGATGCTTCCCAGGAAGACATCATTCAAAAAGCCGTTCAGTTGGACGAGGACGAAATGACCCTCGCCGACGTGAAGAATCTGACCGCGTTGACCCTGCTTACCAAGTCTCACAACGATTGGTTGCGAGAGGTCGATTGCTTCATGGATGACGACTGGACGCGGCTCTATCATTGA
- a CDS encoding peptidase U32 family protein, with product MRHPELLAPAGDLEKLEMALAYGADAVYLGGDHFGLRAFAGNFGLAQLKEAKDLVHAAGKKLYLTLNAYLRPAEQAELSHYLEELRALDLDAYIVADPGVLATVRRVDPGRELHLSTQANTTSGTAAEFWRTAGVRRVNLARELTLEEIRRVRDTTTAELEVFIHGAQCVAYSGRCLLSAALVDRSANSGLCAQSCRWKYALVEETRPGEYMPVEEDSRGSYILNSKDLCLIDYLPQLVDAGVDSLKIEGRMKGCYYVAAVTRVYRAALDCYLADPASYRCDPSWRQELEKVSHRPYGSGFLTEAGNAQVHSGDSIYRRSHDFVGVVRSVSEDGRGVVEGRNRFFPGEELELIGPGMRQGSFCVGSLASEKEQPLTVAQPNSQIVMHLPTGTQPGDLLRRQVAAKKG from the coding sequence ATGCGTCATCCTGAATTACTGGCCCCGGCAGGGGACTTGGAAAAACTGGAAATGGCTTTGGCTTACGGGGCCGATGCGGTTTATCTGGGAGGGGACCACTTTGGTCTGCGGGCCTTTGCCGGAAACTTTGGACTGGCCCAGTTAAAAGAGGCCAAAGACCTGGTTCATGCCGCCGGGAAAAAACTTTACCTGACGTTAAATGCCTATCTTCGGCCGGCGGAACAGGCTGAATTGAGCCATTACCTGGAAGAGTTGAGAGCGCTTGATCTCGATGCCTATATTGTGGCTGATCCTGGCGTGCTGGCCACGGTGCGGCGAGTCGACCCCGGTCGCGAGCTTCATTTGTCGACTCAAGCCAATACGACCAGCGGCACTGCTGCGGAATTTTGGAGGACGGCCGGGGTCCGACGTGTCAATCTGGCCCGGGAATTGACGCTGGAAGAAATCAGGAGAGTCCGGGATACGACTACCGCGGAGCTTGAGGTTTTTATCCACGGGGCCCAGTGTGTGGCTTATTCTGGACGCTGTCTGTTGTCTGCAGCCCTGGTTGATCGCAGCGCTAACAGTGGTCTGTGCGCTCAATCCTGCCGCTGGAAATATGCCTTGGTGGAGGAAACCCGCCCCGGCGAATACATGCCTGTCGAAGAGGATTCCCGTGGCAGCTATATATTAAACAGCAAAGATCTCTGCTTGATCGACTATCTGCCCCAGTTGGTTGATGCCGGGGTCGATAGTTTGAAAATCGAAGGACGAATGAAAGGCTGTTACTATGTTGCGGCGGTAACCCGCGTCTATCGGGCCGCCCTCGACTGTTATCTGGCCGATCCGGCAAGCTACCGCTGTGACCCTTCCTGGCGGCAGGAATTGGAAAAAGTCAGTCACAGGCCCTATGGCAGCGGTTTTTTGACCGAGGCCGGAAACGCCCAGGTCCACAGCGGCGATTCCATCTATCGGCGCAGCCATGATTTTGTCGGTGTGGTGCGGTCGGTCAGTGAGGATGGACGAGGTGTTGTCGAAGGACGTAATCGGTTTTTCCCTGGCGAGGAGCTGGAGCTGATCGGCCCCGGAATGCGCCAGGGGAGTTTTTGTGTCGGTTCCTTGGCGTCCGAAAAAGAGCAGCCATTGACCGTTGCGCAACCCAACTCTCAAATTGTCATGCATTTGCCGACTGGTACCCAGCCCGGTGATTTGCTTCGTCGGCAGGTGGCAGCGAAGAAAGGATGA
- a CDS encoding Maf family protein, which yields MSPANESPLYDPETPLLILASASPRRKDLLSSLGIDFQVVPSQAAETLLANESPRQHVMRLSREKALEVARRKEVPGRWFLGSDTVVLRDETILGKPADAREASTMLHSLSGRSHQVLSGYAIYDRITEKMEVEAVTTRVRFKELTDREIAGYIATGEPFGKAGSYAIQGIGAFMIPAIEGSYSNVVGLPLCEVVAALERLGALRLFANAE from the coding sequence ATGTCCCCTGCTAACGAATCGCCCCTCTATGACCCTGAAACTCCCCTGCTAATTCTGGCCTCAGCCTCGCCGCGCCGAAAAGATCTCCTGTCCTCCCTCGGCATCGACTTTCAGGTGGTACCGAGCCAGGCCGCGGAAACATTGCTAGCCAATGAATCGCCCCGGCAACATGTGATGCGCTTGAGCCGGGAAAAAGCCCTGGAAGTTGCCCGTCGCAAGGAGGTTCCGGGACGCTGGTTTCTCGGCAGCGACACCGTGGTGTTGCGGGACGAAACCATCCTCGGCAAGCCGGCCGACGCGAGAGAAGCCTCGACCATGCTCCACTCCCTTTCGGGGCGTAGTCATCAAGTACTGTCCGGTTACGCCATTTACGACCGCATCACCGAGAAGATGGAGGTCGAAGCGGTAACCACCCGGGTCCGGTTCAAGGAGTTGACAGACCGGGAGATCGCGGGGTACATTGCCACCGGCGAGCCCTTTGGCAAGGCCGGTTCCTACGCTATTCAGGGCATCGGCGCATTTATGATACCGGCCATCGAGGGCAGCTACAGCAACGTTGTCGGCCTCCCCCTATGCGAAGTAGTGGCCGCCCTGGAACGTCTCGGCGCCCTGCGCCTGTTTGCGAACGCAGAGTGA
- a CDS encoding sensor domain-containing diguanylate cyclase has translation MSAPLTTTESPEALLKRLAAAPELESFELALYDRQFLLLAISSPEAALCGNPSSPFCNPVCHARRAAKLAAAEAEDQPRLVHCPGSLQNCLVPCRNTNGQRIYLLIGGGREPQINLPYLEELACLNQVEAFPLLKQWNLLPQFKSSILLEAGRTAQSLFLSYTAPPPESHNDAPAPSEALIEALLQADDVLAAASDWQTLSETINTLLEPAFGPGSICLLEPGENEPDLRCLDKWPASQIEDPEFSSTEADPCERLQTNDVQLTCLPLQGDNELFGSLLCCGPALSARDMQILNMLAERLTCRLQQLTNPKSSPGDSDLSDGDFNHLLTLTDPQELCQHILEDAVSLVPANKASLMLLNSNGSKLHLLASSGMNRAMAADLCVPSDQGIAGQVLKTGQALLVEDLEQDPRISNLPRPRFQSKTFLCLPLTTGSQHHGVICLADRQDEQPFNQQDLDLLTRLARSRALIIERLHNRQQVNKLLGQAALDPNTGVYSANMFKRRFTEEASRATRLQQGLALLLFKADQLDGASQQSTLDLASRLKNLVRKMDVLGRLDKYLFAVLLPDTANEVALSIANRLHSQKDDEGNDLPSISCGIALYPNNGASFDTLLQSAKDALVRAHQQGGNRAMPCQSSANNDKIVFL, from the coding sequence ATGTCTGCCCCTTTGACCACAACAGAATCCCCTGAGGCACTACTGAAACGGTTAGCCGCCGCACCGGAACTTGAGTCTTTTGAGCTGGCGCTCTACGACCGCCAATTTTTATTGTTGGCAATCAGTTCCCCCGAAGCAGCTTTATGCGGCAACCCGAGTAGTCCCTTTTGCAATCCCGTCTGCCATGCTCGACGGGCGGCCAAACTGGCGGCAGCCGAAGCAGAAGATCAACCGCGTCTGGTTCACTGCCCCGGCAGCCTGCAAAACTGCCTGGTGCCCTGTCGAAACACAAATGGCCAACGCATCTATCTTCTCATTGGCGGCGGCCGGGAACCACAGATTAACCTTCCCTACCTGGAAGAATTAGCCTGTCTCAACCAGGTGGAGGCTTTTCCCCTGCTGAAACAGTGGAACCTGTTGCCGCAGTTCAAATCATCGATACTGCTGGAGGCGGGACGAACAGCGCAATCTCTGTTTTTGTCCTACACAGCTCCTCCTCCCGAGAGCCACAACGACGCCCCCGCCCCGAGCGAAGCACTAATCGAGGCATTACTTCAAGCCGACGACGTCCTGGCTGCAGCTTCGGATTGGCAAACTCTGAGCGAAACGATCAACACCCTGCTGGAACCGGCCTTTGGACCCGGCTCCATCTGCTTATTGGAGCCCGGAGAGAACGAACCTGACCTGCGTTGTCTCGACAAATGGCCCGCCTCTCAGATAGAAGACCCGGAATTTTCATCGACCGAAGCAGACCCGTGCGAAAGATTACAAACCAACGACGTACAACTGACCTGTTTGCCCCTGCAGGGGGACAATGAATTGTTCGGCAGCCTGCTTTGCTGCGGCCCTGCCCTATCGGCCAGGGATATGCAAATACTCAACATGCTGGCAGAGCGCCTCACCTGCCGCCTGCAACAGTTGACAAACCCCAAATCTTCCCCGGGGGACTCCGACCTAAGCGACGGAGATTTCAACCACCTGCTGACCCTGACCGACCCCCAGGAACTCTGCCAACACATCCTTGAGGATGCAGTCAGCCTGGTTCCTGCAAATAAAGCCTCGTTGATGCTGCTCAACAGCAACGGCAGCAAACTCCATTTACTCGCCAGCAGCGGTATGAACCGGGCCATGGCTGCCGATCTCTGCGTCCCCTCAGACCAGGGTATCGCCGGCCAAGTGCTGAAAACCGGCCAAGCCCTTCTGGTCGAAGACCTGGAACAGGATCCCCGCATCAGCAATCTGCCACGCCCCCGTTTTCAATCAAAAACATTCCTGTGTTTGCCCCTGACAACAGGAAGTCAACATCACGGTGTCATCTGTCTGGCCGATCGACAAGACGAGCAACCCTTCAACCAACAGGACTTGGACCTTCTGACCCGGCTGGCCAGGTCCAGAGCACTGATTATCGAAAGATTGCATAATCGTCAGCAAGTTAATAAATTGCTTGGACAAGCCGCTCTGGACCCGAACACAGGGGTCTACAGCGCAAACATGTTCAAACGTCGCTTCACCGAAGAAGCCAGTCGAGCAACCCGCCTGCAGCAAGGTCTGGCCCTGCTCTTGTTCAAGGCCGACCAATTAGATGGAGCAAGTCAGCAGTCAACCCTCGACCTGGCTAGCCGTTTGAAAAACCTGGTTCGCAAGATGGACGTACTCGGCCGTCTCGATAAATACCTGTTTGCCGTGCTACTGCCTGACACTGCCAACGAGGTGGCTCTGTCTATTGCTAACCGTCTGCATAGCCAAAAAGACGATGAAGGAAATGACCTGCCGAGCATTTCCTGTGGCATCGCCCTCTATCCCAACAACGGTGCGTCCTTCGACACATTGCTGCAATCGGCAAAAGATGCCCTGGTTAGAGCCCACCAACAGGGCGGCAACAGGGCGATGCCCTGTCAAAGTTCAGCCAATAACGATAAGATTGTTTTTCTTTAG
- the ybgF gene encoding tol-pal system protein YbgF yields MNSKSHFITVLSTVVFLGGCAIPPQTQNSPSVLKDIARLNNSQQQLDHRIDQLQQQLQLVEARLEEQQATTAKLQQLAAQKGTAGWQKAEQASTSKPTSAPQGSPTELYLKAFADYAAGRYQQAIKGFEAFVDNYPGNDYAGNAQYWLGECYYALEDYQQAATEFEKAAYQYPESGKAPEALWKMVPALRRMNQFEQARDALQLLLRRYPESPAAARAKAGS; encoded by the coding sequence ATGAATTCTAAATCACACTTCATAACAGTGCTGTCAACAGTCGTTTTTCTCGGCGGCTGCGCCATCCCGCCCCAGACTCAAAACAGCCCCAGCGTGCTAAAGGATATCGCTCGGCTGAACAACAGCCAGCAGCAACTGGATCACCGAATCGACCAACTGCAGCAGCAACTGCAATTGGTAGAAGCACGCCTTGAGGAACAACAAGCCACGACAGCCAAGTTACAGCAACTGGCAGCACAAAAGGGCACCGCAGGCTGGCAAAAGGCCGAACAAGCCTCCACATCCAAGCCCACATCAGCCCCCCAGGGTTCCCCGACAGAACTTTATTTGAAGGCTTTTGCCGATTATGCCGCTGGCCGCTACCAGCAGGCCATCAAAGGCTTTGAAGCCTTTGTCGACAACTATCCGGGCAATGACTATGCAGGGAATGCGCAATATTGGCTCGGAGAATGCTACTACGCTCTTGAGGATTACCAACAAGCGGCAACTGAATTTGAAAAAGCCGCCTATCAGTATCCTGAAAGCGGCAAAGCCCCTGAAGCCCTATGGAAAATGGTTCCGGCGCTGCGCCGCATGAATCAATTCGAACAGGCCCGGGATGCACTACAGCTGCTGCTTCGACGCTACCCGGAAAGTCCGGCGGCAGCCAGGGCAAAGGCTGGCAGCTGA
- a CDS encoding metallophosphoesterase family protein — MTIPELLKESKTGRLLAVGDIHGCLDLLQQLMQKVAPHGDDQVIFLGDYIDRGPDSRGVIDYLLDFREQWPKTIFLKGNHEAMLLNFLDGHERLRYLLNGGETTLYGYREKGRLAIPQDHLQFFRDLRLYFETEHYFFVHAGLRPGVSPQDQQEEDLLWIREDFLKSDYRWGKTIVFGHTPMRKPHLKPERIGLDTGAIYGRCLSCCDVTCRKIWTAQAQ; from the coding sequence ATGACCATTCCAGAGCTACTAAAAGAGTCGAAAACAGGCAGGCTTCTGGCAGTAGGGGACATCCACGGCTGCCTCGACCTTCTGCAGCAACTGATGCAGAAGGTCGCTCCGCACGGGGACGATCAGGTTATCTTCTTGGGAGACTATATAGACCGCGGGCCCGATTCCCGCGGAGTGATCGACTACCTGCTCGACTTTCGCGAGCAATGGCCGAAAACAATCTTTCTCAAAGGCAACCATGAAGCGATGCTTCTCAACTTTCTAGATGGGCACGAGCGCCTGCGCTATCTGTTGAACGGAGGCGAAACCACCCTGTACGGCTATCGGGAGAAGGGACGATTGGCCATCCCACAGGACCATCTGCAATTTTTTCGCGATTTGCGCCTCTATTTTGAAACGGAGCATTATTTCTTTGTCCACGCTGGACTTCGACCGGGCGTTTCGCCACAAGACCAACAAGAGGAAGACCTGCTATGGATTCGCGAAGACTTCCTCAAGTCCGATTATCGCTGGGGCAAGACCATCGTGTTCGGTCATACCCCCATGCGCAAACCGCACCTCAAACCTGAGCGAATAGGCCTGGACACCGGCGCAATTTACGGCCGATGCTTGAGCTGCTGCGATGTCACTTGCCGCAAAATCTGGACAGCCCAAGCACAATAA
- the topA gene encoding type I DNA topoisomerase, with protein MAKSLVIVESPAKAKTIEKFLGPNYKVLASYGHVRALPSKQGSVDVEAEFQPLYHVLPESQKQIALLKKEADKSDEIILATDPDREGEAIAWHLLEALGIDESGKSPTVKRVTFHEITKNAVQEAVANPGHISRDLVDAQQARSILDYLVGFNLSPFLWKKIRYGLSAGRVQSVALRLICDREKEVQAFKPEEYWTIEADLQTEAGTTFRARLQSVDGNSLKKFDIANETAATALVDALTDQTIQVANIKRTEKKRQPSAPFTTSTLQQEASRKLGFSARKTMSLAQKLYEGIDIGNGAEGLITYMRTDSVALAEVAQQEAKEVITSLYGADYALKKPRTFKNRAKNAQEAHEAVRPTTIANTPDKVKPHLSSDQYRLYRLIWMRTVASQMAAAQLDATSVDLSAGERFILRASGQVIRFAGFMKLYIESSDDAEEKDDATLPPLQEQETVSCQELLPEQHFTQPPPRFSEARLVKTLEEYGIGRPSTYASIINTLTARKYVRLEKRVFYPEDVGMVVSDLLSNHFKQYVDYNFTAQLEEDLDAISRGETKWQPLLKEFWEPFITLLKQKETEISKQDVTTEKTDRECPECKKPLVIKLGRAGRFMACSGFPDCRYTEALNGEAKEEPVMSDQKCEKCGAPMLIKEGRYGKFYACSAYPACKNIQPLVKPKALGITCPACKEGELQEKKSRYGKIFYSCNRYPKCKYALWDLPIEEACPKCEFPLIVEKVTKRDGTYRKCPQEECDWKLVLVPPVKKAAKKPAAKKAAPKKTAAKKTATKKTTAAKAPPKKKAATKTKKAAATKPKKD; from the coding sequence ATGGCTAAATCACTAGTGATCGTCGAGTCCCCCGCAAAAGCCAAAACCATCGAAAAATTTCTTGGGCCAAATTACAAGGTATTGGCTTCCTACGGCCACGTCCGAGCGCTGCCGAGCAAACAGGGATCCGTCGATGTCGAAGCTGAATTTCAGCCCCTCTATCATGTTTTGCCTGAAAGCCAAAAACAAATCGCACTGCTGAAAAAAGAAGCGGACAAAAGCGATGAAATAATCCTCGCAACTGACCCCGACCGCGAAGGTGAAGCTATCGCCTGGCACCTTCTGGAAGCCCTTGGGATCGATGAATCGGGAAAATCTCCCACGGTCAAGAGGGTGACCTTTCATGAAATCACAAAAAATGCGGTTCAGGAGGCGGTAGCCAATCCGGGCCACATCTCACGGGATCTGGTCGACGCCCAACAGGCCCGCTCCATTCTCGACTATCTGGTCGGCTTCAACCTTTCTCCTTTTTTGTGGAAAAAAATTCGCTATGGTCTCTCTGCCGGCCGCGTCCAATCGGTAGCCCTGCGGCTGATTTGCGATCGCGAAAAAGAAGTCCAGGCCTTTAAGCCCGAAGAGTACTGGACGATCGAGGCTGACCTGCAGACGGAAGCTGGTACCACCTTCCGAGCCCGCTTGCAAAGTGTCGACGGAAATTCTCTAAAAAAGTTCGACATCGCCAACGAAACCGCGGCCACTGCCCTGGTTGACGCCCTGACCGACCAGACCATTCAGGTCGCCAATATCAAGCGCACGGAAAAAAAGCGTCAGCCGTCAGCTCCGTTTACCACCAGTACCTTGCAACAGGAAGCCAGTCGCAAACTGGGATTCTCGGCCCGCAAGACCATGAGCCTGGCACAAAAGCTCTATGAAGGCATCGACATCGGCAACGGCGCCGAGGGCCTGATCACCTATATGCGTACCGATTCGGTCGCCCTGGCCGAGGTCGCTCAACAGGAAGCCAAAGAGGTCATCACCAGCCTCTACGGGGCGGACTATGCTCTGAAAAAACCCCGTACCTTCAAAAACCGGGCGAAGAACGCCCAGGAAGCTCACGAGGCGGTCCGGCCGACCACCATTGCCAACACCCCGGACAAGGTGAAGCCCCACCTCAGCTCCGACCAGTACCGGCTCTACCGCCTGATCTGGATGCGTACCGTCGCCTCGCAGATGGCCGCGGCTCAACTCGATGCGACCAGTGTCGACCTCAGTGCGGGTGAACGCTTCATCCTGCGCGCTTCCGGCCAGGTAATTCGCTTCGCGGGCTTCATGAAGCTGTACATCGAGAGCAGCGACGATGCCGAGGAAAAGGACGACGCGACCCTGCCTCCGCTCCAGGAGCAGGAGACCGTCAGTTGCCAGGAGCTGCTGCCGGAGCAGCACTTCACTCAGCCGCCCCCCCGCTTCAGCGAGGCCCGCCTGGTAAAAACTCTGGAAGAATATGGCATTGGCCGCCCATCAACCTATGCCTCCATCATCAATACGCTGACGGCCCGAAAATACGTGCGGCTGGAGAAACGGGTTTTCTATCCCGAGGATGTCGGCATGGTAGTCAGCGATCTTTTGTCCAACCATTTCAAGCAGTATGTCGACTACAACTTCACCGCGCAACTCGAGGAAGATCTCGATGCCATTTCCCGCGGCGAAACCAAATGGCAACCGCTTCTCAAAGAGTTCTGGGAACCATTCATCACCCTGCTGAAGCAGAAGGAAACCGAAATTTCCAAGCAGGATGTCACCACCGAAAAGACCGATCGGGAATGCCCCGAATGCAAAAAACCTCTGGTCATCAAGCTCGGCCGCGCCGGCCGTTTTATGGCCTGCAGCGGTTTTCCCGACTGCCGCTACACCGAGGCTCTGAACGGCGAGGCCAAAGAAGAACCGGTGATGTCCGACCAGAAGTGCGAAAAATGCGGCGCGCCCATGCTGATCAAAGAAGGCCGCTACGGTAAATTTTACGCCTGCTCCGCCTATCCGGCCTGCAAAAACATTCAACCCCTGGTCAAGCCCAAAGCCCTGGGGATTACCTGCCCAGCCTGTAAGGAGGGCGAACTGCAAGAGAAAAAGAGCCGCTACGGCAAGATCTTCTACTCTTGCAACCGTTATCCCAAATGCAAATATGCCCTATGGGATCTGCCCATTGAAGAGGCTTGTCCAAAATGTGAGTTCCCGTTGATTGTGGAAAAAGTTACCAAGCGGGACGGAACCTATCGCAAGTGCCCACAGGAAGAATGCGACTGGAAGCTGGTGCTGGTGCCGCCAGTGAAAAAAGCCGCGAAGAAACCAGCGGCCAAAAAGGCGGCCCCTAAAAAAACCGCGGCAAAAAAAACCGCAACTAAAAAGACCACCGCGGCAAAAGCTCCACCCAAGAAGAAGGCCGCCACTAAAACTAAAAAGGCAGCGGCGACCAAGCCTAAAAAGGACTGA
- a CDS encoding LysM peptidoglycan-binding domain-containing protein produces MTIFQKALLLCCLLLLPLSAAAQPEPHIYTIKKGDTLWGISQRFIKDPYYWPNLWSHNPFVTNPHLIYPGQKVAIYDGRIVFLPEVIETTETVKTEMAEEQPLPEPQPELTVKALGSTEGFVSLGQLEGAGTLIDATDNRLLMSEGDQVFIEIEAPEGLQSGDLYTLIQIGDTIEHPVTGKALGHQTSVVGQVRIVETTPPVASAVIVRSDKEIVRGARLIPSKLPQQVVTLKKAEQPLSGYIIGGEDEKLALSQLDTIYVDLGYQDGLQEGNMLYITRPRKQTEAALKGHNLALPDALLGAAVVLSTHADTAAALILKSTQAIYAGDRVITPAE; encoded by the coding sequence ATGACCATCTTTCAAAAAGCACTGTTACTCTGCTGTCTGCTGTTGCTGCCCCTTTCTGCTGCAGCCCAGCCTGAACCCCACATCTACACCATCAAGAAAGGGGATACCCTGTGGGGCATTTCACAACGTTTCATCAAAGACCCCTATTACTGGCCTAACCTCTGGTCTCACAACCCTTTTGTGACCAACCCGCACCTGATCTACCCGGGCCAGAAGGTAGCCATTTACGATGGCCGTATTGTTTTTCTGCCTGAGGTAATTGAAACCACCGAAACCGTTAAAACGGAAATGGCAGAGGAGCAACCTTTGCCAGAGCCACAGCCGGAACTGACCGTCAAAGCTCTTGGCAGCACCGAAGGTTTCGTCAGCCTCGGCCAACTGGAGGGCGCCGGAACTCTTATCGATGCCACGGACAACCGACTTCTCATGTCGGAAGGAGATCAGGTTTTTATTGAAATAGAAGCCCCAGAGGGCCTGCAGTCAGGCGATCTTTACACCTTGATCCAGATAGGCGACACGATCGAGCACCCGGTAACGGGTAAAGCCCTAGGCCACCAGACCTCCGTGGTCGGCCAGGTCCGAATTGTTGAAACTACCCCACCGGTAGCCAGCGCCGTCATCGTACGCAGCGACAAGGAAATCGTCCGCGGAGCCCGGCTAATTCCAAGCAAGCTGCCTCAGCAGGTAGTTACCTTGAAAAAAGCTGAGCAACCTCTGAGCGGCTACATTATCGGTGGCGAGGACGAGAAGCTGGCCCTCAGCCAGCTCGATACCATCTACGTCGATCTTGGATACCAGGACGGCTTGCAGGAAGGCAACATGCTTTATATCACTCGCCCCCGCAAACAAACCGAGGCGGCCCTGAAGGGTCATAACCTGGCTCTGCCTGATGCCCTGCTCGGGGCAGCCGTGGTGCTAAGCACCCATGCCGATACGGCAGCAGCCCTGATTCTCAAGTCGACCCAGGCCATCTATGCCGGCGACCGCGTCATCACCCCGGCCGAATAG
- the dprA gene encoding DNA-processing protein DprA: MTKEQQDWLRLHLTSGLGRTGLIRLMDAFGSPATILAAGPDAWQQKAGIRPVVAAALPAPHSPQLLQTTQRLAELGVSIITFWDQQNYPSVLRTIYDPPSLLYVLGSLPQQQAFAVVGSRSASPSGRRLTSEICAELAARNITVVSGLARGIDSAAHQGALETGRTVAVLGCGIDVVYPPENADLAQDIIAQGAIVSEYPPGTPPLAGHFPGRNRIISGLAKGVLIVEAAEKSGSLLTADFALDQGREVFAVPGPVYAKTSSGTNRLLKDGAHLVTEARDILEVLWPASATDLPILADDPLPERLSSKQLTVYQSLGEEPLHIDELARKCSLTAMELSAILLHLELEGGAEQLPGMRYIRKRTPRQRGGL; the protein is encoded by the coding sequence ATGACCAAAGAGCAACAGGATTGGCTGCGTCTGCATTTGACCAGCGGCCTCGGCCGCACCGGACTGATCCGCCTGATGGATGCCTTCGGGTCACCGGCAACAATCCTTGCTGCCGGCCCGGACGCCTGGCAGCAAAAGGCCGGAATTCGGCCGGTGGTGGCAGCAGCATTGCCGGCTCCTCATTCCCCCCAACTGCTACAGACCACCCAGCGCCTTGCTGAGTTGGGTGTTTCTATCATCACCTTCTGGGACCAACAGAACTATCCCTCCGTTCTGCGCACCATCTATGATCCACCTTCCCTGCTCTATGTCCTCGGTTCCCTTCCTCAGCAACAAGCCTTTGCCGTGGTCGGTTCCCGCAGCGCCTCTCCCTCCGGAAGGCGTCTGACGTCGGAAATCTGCGCTGAACTGGCAGCTCGCAATATCACCGTGGTCAGTGGCCTGGCACGCGGCATCGACAGCGCCGCCCACCAGGGCGCTCTTGAGACAGGACGCACCGTAGCAGTCCTTGGGTGCGGCATCGATGTGGTCTATCCGCCGGAAAACGCCGACCTGGCTCAGGATATTATTGCCCAAGGCGCAATCGTCTCTGAATATCCGCCCGGCACACCACCGCTGGCAGGACATTTCCCGGGCCGTAATCGTATCATCAGTGGTTTGGCCAAGGGAGTGCTGATTGTTGAAGCAGCCGAAAAAAGCGGTTCCCTGCTAACCGCTGATTTCGCTCTGGACCAGGGGAGGGAAGTCTTTGCAGTGCCCGGACCGGTCTACGCAAAGACCAGTAGCGGGACCAATCGATTGCTTAAAGACGGCGCCCATCTGGTTACCGAAGCGAGAGATATACTCGAGGTACTCTGGCCCGCCTCAGCAACAGATCTGCCAATCCTGGCCGACGACCCGTTGCCGGAACGGTTGAGCAGCAAACAGTTGACGGTGTATCAAAGTCTGGGCGAAGAGCCGCTCCACATTGACGAACTGGCCAGGAAATGCTCCTTGACAGCTATGGAGCTTTCGGCTATTTTACTGCACCTAGAACTCGAAGGTGGAGCAGAACAGCTCCCCGGAATGCGCTATATCCGTAAAAGAACCCCCAGGCAGCGCGGAGGTTTATGA